From a region of the Neisseria subflava genome:
- a CDS encoding DUF2625 domain-containing protein, whose protein sequence is MRSFDELIQTQDPAWPLIQEWLTKAVNSVEVLPRTLEKAKEELVKTQVTIRSFMGAVVYETGGILIDDGWLRILGSGSAKLPRGLGSWNLSRTQSEPAGPAPYYLFADDVAGGYFAINGGGLNGKVGNVFYLPPDTLEWEDCGKGYGDFLNWALNGDLQLFYENLRWKNWHEEIRDLNGDSVYTFFPFLWTEEGSDINQVSRKRIPIAEHYASTLDLHKTTL, encoded by the coding sequence ATGAGATCATTCGACGAATTAATCCAAACCCAAGACCCTGCGTGGCCATTGATTCAAGAGTGGCTTACAAAAGCGGTAAACAGCGTTGAAGTTCTGCCACGTACGCTTGAAAAGGCAAAGGAAGAACTTGTCAAAACCCAAGTAACGATACGTTCGTTTATGGGTGCTGTCGTTTATGAAACCGGCGGTATCCTTATCGATGACGGCTGGTTACGGATACTTGGTTCTGGCAGCGCGAAGCTACCTCGTGGTTTGGGAAGTTGGAATCTAAGCCGTACACAATCCGAGCCAGCAGGCCCTGCTCCCTATTATCTGTTTGCCGATGATGTTGCTGGAGGCTATTTTGCGATTAATGGCGGAGGATTGAATGGCAAAGTAGGTAATGTTTTCTACCTACCACCGGATACACTGGAATGGGAAGATTGCGGTAAAGGTTATGGCGACTTCTTAAATTGGGCATTGAACGGTGATTTACAGTTGTTTTACGAAAACCTGCGTTGGAAAAATTGGCACGAAGAAATCCGTGATTTGAATGGCGACAGCGTTTACACGTTCTTTCCGTTTTTATGGACTGAAGAAGGCAGCGACATAAACCAAGTCAGCCGCAAGCGTATTCCTAT
- the leuD gene encoding 3-isopropylmalate dehydratase small subunit — MKAFTKISAIVAPLDRSNVDTDAIIPKQFLKSIKRSGFGPNAFDEWRYLDHGEPGMDNSKRPLNPDFSLNQPRYQGAQILLTRKNFGCGSSREHAPWALDDYGFRAVIAPSFADIFFNNCYKNGLLPIVLTEEQVDQLFKEVEANEGYQLSIDLAEQTLTTPSGETFTFDITEHRKHCLLNGLDEIGLTLQHADEIHAFEEKRRQSQPWLFNG, encoded by the coding sequence ATGAAAGCCTTTACCAAAATTTCCGCCATCGTCGCCCCGCTCGACCGCAGCAATGTCGATACCGACGCCATCATCCCTAAACAATTTTTAAAATCCATCAAACGCAGCGGCTTCGGCCCTAATGCCTTTGACGAATGGCGTTACCTCGACCACGGCGAACCGGGCATGGATAACAGCAAACGCCCGTTGAATCCGGATTTCTCCCTGAACCAGCCACGCTATCAAGGCGCGCAAATCCTGTTGACGCGCAAAAACTTCGGCTGCGGCTCTTCACGCGAACACGCCCCTTGGGCATTGGACGACTACGGCTTCCGCGCCGTCATTGCCCCCAGCTTTGCCGACATCTTCTTTAACAACTGCTACAAAAACGGCCTTTTACCTATCGTTTTGACAGAAGAACAGGTTGACCAGCTTTTCAAAGAAGTTGAAGCCAACGAAGGCTATCAGCTCTCCATCGACCTTGCCGAGCAAACCCTGACCACCCCTAGCGGCGAAACATTCACATTCGACATTACCGAACACCGCAAACACTGCCTCTTAAACGGCTTGGACGAAATCGGCCTGACCCTGCAACACGCTGACGAAATTCACGCCTTTGAAGAAAAACGCCGCCAAAGCCAGCCTTGGCTGTTTAACGGTTGA
- a CDS encoding VOC family protein has translation MSNPSSWFGIHAQDLDRAKAFYESVFDKPLQDVGGNGFRFIIFPADYTQHGTAGMIWHDSNAQPGHGGTTIFFNCPDCAETAEKAVAAGGKLLQEKFRIANGFAAFIEDTEGNRIGLHSTR, from the coding sequence ATGAGTAATCCGTCAAGCTGGTTCGGCATCCATGCTCAAGATTTGGATCGCGCCAAGGCCTTTTACGAATCCGTATTTGACAAGCCCTTGCAAGACGTTGGCGGCAACGGATTCCGTTTCATCATTTTTCCGGCCGATTACACACAACACGGCACGGCGGGCATGATTTGGCATGACAGCAATGCCCAACCCGGCCACGGTGGAACGACCATTTTCTTCAATTGCCCGGATTGTGCCGAAACCGCAGAAAAAGCCGTTGCAGCAGGCGGCAAGCTTTTACAAGAAAAATTCCGCATTGCCAACGGCTTTGCCGCATTTATCGAAGATACAGAAGGCAACCGAATCGGTTTGCACAGCACACGCTAA